The proteins below come from a single Ochotona princeps isolate mOchPri1 chromosome 13, mOchPri1.hap1, whole genome shotgun sequence genomic window:
- the SLC18A3 gene encoding vesicular acetylcholine transporter, with product MESAAPAGQARAAASKLSQAVGAVLQEPRRQRRLVLVIVCVALLLDNMLYMVIVPIVPDYIASMRGGRHDPTPTTEAWVPTSPPTPTPAPDNTSASAANASAAPTAAPRPAVSGLLRPRYPAESEDVKIGLLFASKAILQLLVNPLSGPFIDRMSYDVPLLIGLGVMFASTVLFAFAEDYATLFAARSLQGLGSAFADTSGIAMIADKYPEEPERSRALGVALAFISFGSLVAPPFGGILYEFAGKRVPFLVLAAVSLLDALLLLAVAKPFSAAARARANLPVGTPIHRLMLDPYIAVVAGALTTCNIPLAFLEPTIATWMQHTMAASEWQMGLVWLPAFVPHVLGVYLTVRLAARYPHLQWLYGALGLAVIGASSCLVPVCVSFAPLVVSLCGLCFGIALVDTALLPTLAFLVDVRHVSVYGSVYAIADISYSVAYALGPIVAGHIVHSLGFEQLSLGMGLANLLYAPVLLLLRNVGLLTRSRSERDVLLDEPPQGLYDAVRLRERSAPDPVGELGDPPDPLDACEDDYDYYYTRS from the coding sequence ATGGAATCCGCGGCGCCCGCGGGCCAGGCCCGGGCTGCAGCCAGCAAGCTGTCCCAGGCGGTGGGCGCTGTGCTGCAGGAGCCCCGGCGGCAGCGGCGCCTGGTGCTGGTCATCGTGTGTGTGGCGCTGCTGCTGGACAACATGCTGTACATGGTCATCGTGCCCATCGTGCCGGACTACATCGCCTCCATGCGTGGCGGCCGCCACGACCCCACGCCCACCACCGAGGCCTGGGTGCCCACTTCGCCACCGACGCCGACACCAGCCCCAGACAACACCAGCGCCTCTGCGGCCAACGCCTCGGCTGCCCCGACGGCTGCGCCGCGGCCGGCTGTGTCGGGCCTGCTGCGGCCGCGCTACCCGGCCGAGAGCGAAGACGTGAAGATCGGGCTGCTGTTCGCCTCCAAGGCTATCCTGCAGCTGCTGGTGAACCCCCTCAGCGGGCCCTTCATCGACCGCATGAGCTACGACGTGCCGCTGCTCATCGGCCTGGGAGTCATGTTCGCATCCACCGTGCTGTTCGCCTTCGCGGAGGACTACGCCACGCTGTTTGCCGCGCGCAGcctgcagggcctgggctccGCTTTCGCCGACACGTCGGGCATCGCCATGATCGCTGACAAGTACCCCGAGGAGCCCGAGCGGAGCCGCGCGCTGGGCGTGGCGCTCGCCTTCATCAGCTTCGGCAGCCTGGTAGCGCCGCCCTTCGGCGGCATCCTCTACGAGTTCGCCGGCAAGCGGGTGCCCTTCCTGGTGCTGGCCGCCGTCTCGTTGCTAGAcgcgctgctgctcctggccgTGGCCAAGCCCTTCTCGGCGGCTGCGCGGGCGCGCGCCAACCTGCCGGTGGGCACACCTATCCACCGCCTCATGCTGGACCCTTACATCGCCGTGGTGGCCGGGGCGCTCACCACCTGCAACATCCCCCTCGCCTTCCTGGAGCCCACCATcgccacatggatgcagcacaCCATGGCCGCGTCCGAGTGGCAGATGGGCCTAGTCTGGCTGCCGGCCTTCGTGCCGCACGTGCTCGGCGTCTACCTCACCGTGCGCCTGGCGGCGCGCTACCCCCACCTGCAGTGGCTCTACGGGGCGCTCGGGCTGGCGGTGATCGGCGCCAGCTCCTGCCTCGTGCCCGTCTGCGTCTCCTTCGCGCCGCTGGTGGTCTCGCTGTGCGGCCTCTGCTTTGGCATCGCGCTGGTGGATACGGCGCTGCTGCCCACGCTCGCCTTCCTCGTGGACGTGCGCCACGTCTCCGTCTACGGCAGCGTCTACGCCATCGCCGACATCTCCTACTCTGTGGCCTACGCGCTCGGGCCCATTGTGGCGGGCCACATCGTACACTCGCTGGGCTTCGAGCAGCTCAGCCTGGGCATGGGCCTGGCCAACCTGCTCTACGCGccggtactgctgctgctgcgcaaCGTAGGCCTCCTTACGCGCTCGCGCTCCGAGCGCGACGTGCTGCTGGACGAGCCGCCGCAGGGCCTCTACGACGCCGTGCGCCTGCGGGAGCGCTCCGCACCCGACCCGGTCGGCGAGCTAGGCGACCCGCCAGACCCTTTGGACGCGTGCGAGGACgactacgactactactacacTCGCAGCTAG